One part of the Eubalaena glacialis isolate mEubGla1 chromosome 19, mEubGla1.1.hap2.+ XY, whole genome shotgun sequence genome encodes these proteins:
- the CCDC47 gene encoding PAT complex subunit CCDC47 isoform X2, whose product MVRLCPRGVEGSETAVTRQAVAGPRGRQGAMKAFHAFCVVLLIFGSASEAKFDDFEDEEDIVEYDDNDFAEFEDVTEDSVTESPQRVITTEDDEDETTVELEGQDENQEGDFEDADTQEGDTESEPYDDEEFEGYEDKPDTSSSKNKDPITIVDVPAHLQNSWESYYLEILMVTGLLAYIMNYIIGKNKNSRLAQAWFNTHRELLESNFTLVGDDGTNKEATSTGKLNQENEHIYNLWCSGRVCCEGMLIQLRFLKRQDLLNVLARMMRPVSDQVQIKVTMNDEDMDTYVFAVGTRKALVRLQKEMQDLSEFCSDKPKSGAKYGLPDSLAILSEMGEVTEGMMDTKMVHFLTHYADKIESVHFSDQFSGPKIMQEEGQPLKLPDTKRTLLFTFNVPGSGNTYPKDMEALLPLMNMVIYSIDKAKKFRLNREGKQKADKNRARVEENFLKLTHVQRQEAAQSRREEKKRAEKERIMNEEDPEKQRRLEEAALRREQKKLEKKQMKMKQIKVKAM is encoded by the exons ATGGTCCGGCTGTGCCCTAGAGGCGTCGAGGGCAGTGAAACCGCAGTGACCCGGCAGGCGGTGGCCGGCCCGAGAGGCAGGCAGG GGGCAATGAAAGCCTTCCATGCTTTCTGTGTTGTCCTTTTGATATTTGGGAGTGCCTCTGAAGCCAAGTTTGATGATTTCGAGGATGAGGAAGACATCGTAGAGTATGATGATAATGACTTTGCTGAATTTGAGGACGTCACAGAAGACTCTGTTACTGAATCTCCTCAACGAGTGATAACCACTGAAGATGATGAAGACGAGACTACTGTGGAGTTGGAAGGGCAGGATGAAAACCAAGAAGGAGATTTTGAAGATGCAGATACCCAG GAGGGAGATACCGAGAGTGAACCATATGATGATGAAGAATTTGAAGGTTATGAAGACAAACCAGATACTTCTTCTAGCAAAAATAAAGACCCAATAACAATTGTCGAT GTTCCTGCACACCTCCAGAACAGTTGGGAGAGTTATTATCTAGAGATTTTAATGGTGACTGGTCTGCTTGCCTACATCATGAATTATATCATCGGGAAGAATAAAAACAGTCGCCTTGCTCAGGCCTGGTTTAACACTCATAGGGAGCTTTTGGAGAGCAACTTTACCTTAGTAG GGGATGATGGAACTAATAAAGAAGCCACCAGCACAGGAAAGCTGAACCAGGAGAATGAGCACATTTACAACCTGTGGTGTTCTGGTCGAGTGTGCTGTGAGGGGATGCTTATCCAGCTGAGG ttcctCAAGAGACAGGACTTATTGAATGTCCTGGCCCGGATGATGAGGCCAGTGAGTGATCAAGTG caaataaaagtAACCATGAATGATGAAGACATGGATACCTATGTGTTTGCTGTTGGTACTCGGAAAGCCTTGGTACGACTACAGAAAGAGATGCAGGATCTG AGTGAGTTTTGTAGTGACAAACCTAAGTCTGGAGCGAAGTATGGACTGCCTGACTCCTTGGCCATCCTGTCAGAGATGGGAGAAGTCACAGAGGGAATGATGGATACAAAG aTGGTTCACTTTCTTACACACTATGCTGACAAGATTGAATCTGTTCATTTTTCAGACCAGTTCTCTGGTCCAAAAATTATGCAAGA GGAAGGTCAGCCTTTAAAGCTACCTGACACTAAGAGGACACTATTGTTTACATTTAATG TGCCTGGCTCAGGTAACACTTACCCAAAGGATATGGAGGCTTTACTACCCCTGATGAACATGGTGATTTATTCTATTGATAAAGCCAAAAAGTTTCGACTCAACAGAGAA GGCAAACAAAAAGCAGACAAGAACCGAGCTCGAGTGGAGGAGAACTTCTTGAAGCTGACGCATGTGCAGAGACAGGAAGCTGCCCAGTCTCGGCGTGAGGAGAAGAAAAGAGCAGAGAAGGAGCGAATCATGAATGAGGAAGATCCTGAGAAACAGCGCAGGCTGGAG gAAGCTGCCTTGAGGCGTGAGCAAAAGAAATTGGagaagaagcaaatgaaaatgaaacaaatcaaaGTGAAAGCCATGTAA
- the CCDC47 gene encoding PAT complex subunit CCDC47 isoform X1 has translation MVRLCPRGVEGSETAVTRQAVAGPRGRQGKAAAAGALVRVLALRTGAMKAFHAFCVVLLIFGSASEAKFDDFEDEEDIVEYDDNDFAEFEDVTEDSVTESPQRVITTEDDEDETTVELEGQDENQEGDFEDADTQEGDTESEPYDDEEFEGYEDKPDTSSSKNKDPITIVDVPAHLQNSWESYYLEILMVTGLLAYIMNYIIGKNKNSRLAQAWFNTHRELLESNFTLVGDDGTNKEATSTGKLNQENEHIYNLWCSGRVCCEGMLIQLRFLKRQDLLNVLARMMRPVSDQVQIKVTMNDEDMDTYVFAVGTRKALVRLQKEMQDLSEFCSDKPKSGAKYGLPDSLAILSEMGEVTEGMMDTKMVHFLTHYADKIESVHFSDQFSGPKIMQEEGQPLKLPDTKRTLLFTFNVPGSGNTYPKDMEALLPLMNMVIYSIDKAKKFRLNREGKQKADKNRARVEENFLKLTHVQRQEAAQSRREEKKRAEKERIMNEEDPEKQRRLEEAALRREQKKLEKKQMKMKQIKVKAM, from the exons ATGGTCCGGCTGTGCCCTAGAGGCGTCGAGGGCAGTGAAACCGCAGTGACCCGGCAGGCGGTGGCCGGCCCGAGAGGCAGGCAGGGTAAGGCGGCAGCCGCAGGGGCGCTGGTCCGGGTTCTAGCCCTCCGTACAG GGGCAATGAAAGCCTTCCATGCTTTCTGTGTTGTCCTTTTGATATTTGGGAGTGCCTCTGAAGCCAAGTTTGATGATTTCGAGGATGAGGAAGACATCGTAGAGTATGATGATAATGACTTTGCTGAATTTGAGGACGTCACAGAAGACTCTGTTACTGAATCTCCTCAACGAGTGATAACCACTGAAGATGATGAAGACGAGACTACTGTGGAGTTGGAAGGGCAGGATGAAAACCAAGAAGGAGATTTTGAAGATGCAGATACCCAG GAGGGAGATACCGAGAGTGAACCATATGATGATGAAGAATTTGAAGGTTATGAAGACAAACCAGATACTTCTTCTAGCAAAAATAAAGACCCAATAACAATTGTCGAT GTTCCTGCACACCTCCAGAACAGTTGGGAGAGTTATTATCTAGAGATTTTAATGGTGACTGGTCTGCTTGCCTACATCATGAATTATATCATCGGGAAGAATAAAAACAGTCGCCTTGCTCAGGCCTGGTTTAACACTCATAGGGAGCTTTTGGAGAGCAACTTTACCTTAGTAG GGGATGATGGAACTAATAAAGAAGCCACCAGCACAGGAAAGCTGAACCAGGAGAATGAGCACATTTACAACCTGTGGTGTTCTGGTCGAGTGTGCTGTGAGGGGATGCTTATCCAGCTGAGG ttcctCAAGAGACAGGACTTATTGAATGTCCTGGCCCGGATGATGAGGCCAGTGAGTGATCAAGTG caaataaaagtAACCATGAATGATGAAGACATGGATACCTATGTGTTTGCTGTTGGTACTCGGAAAGCCTTGGTACGACTACAGAAAGAGATGCAGGATCTG AGTGAGTTTTGTAGTGACAAACCTAAGTCTGGAGCGAAGTATGGACTGCCTGACTCCTTGGCCATCCTGTCAGAGATGGGAGAAGTCACAGAGGGAATGATGGATACAAAG aTGGTTCACTTTCTTACACACTATGCTGACAAGATTGAATCTGTTCATTTTTCAGACCAGTTCTCTGGTCCAAAAATTATGCAAGA GGAAGGTCAGCCTTTAAAGCTACCTGACACTAAGAGGACACTATTGTTTACATTTAATG TGCCTGGCTCAGGTAACACTTACCCAAAGGATATGGAGGCTTTACTACCCCTGATGAACATGGTGATTTATTCTATTGATAAAGCCAAAAAGTTTCGACTCAACAGAGAA GGCAAACAAAAAGCAGACAAGAACCGAGCTCGAGTGGAGGAGAACTTCTTGAAGCTGACGCATGTGCAGAGACAGGAAGCTGCCCAGTCTCGGCGTGAGGAGAAGAAAAGAGCAGAGAAGGAGCGAATCATGAATGAGGAAGATCCTGAGAAACAGCGCAGGCTGGAG gAAGCTGCCTTGAGGCGTGAGCAAAAGAAATTGGagaagaagcaaatgaaaatgaaacaaatcaaaGTGAAAGCCATGTAA